Proteins co-encoded in one Alcanivorax sp. genomic window:
- a CDS encoding ATP-dependent zinc protease: MQKTLIALTSLLLLCGTSQAMARKAVEPKNVYGWVEHTTLLPWGVKLKAKLDSGALTSSLHAIDVQTFERDGEKWVRFTVNVKDLDSGKMVAKTFEKPRFRRVLIRGAGGEERRPVVLMQLCMGDTLYEEQFTLNDRSDMNYPVLLGRRTLSHLGYLDVTETFLHNPTCTEESTVKQHKEEDDDEDIHD; encoded by the coding sequence ATGCAGAAAACCCTGATTGCCCTGACTTCCCTGCTCCTGCTGTGCGGCACCAGCCAGGCCATGGCGCGCAAGGCCGTGGAGCCCAAGAATGTTTACGGCTGGGTGGAACACACCACACTGCTGCCCTGGGGCGTAAAGCTCAAAGCCAAGCTGGATAGCGGGGCCCTGACCTCCTCACTACACGCCATCGATGTGCAAACCTTTGAGCGCGACGGTGAGAAGTGGGTGCGCTTCACCGTGAACGTGAAAGACCTGGACAGCGGTAAAATGGTCGCGAAGACCTTCGAAAAACCCCGCTTCCGTCGGGTACTGATTCGTGGTGCCGGTGGCGAGGAGCGACGCCCGGTGGTGCTGATGCAGCTATGCATGGGCGACACCCTCTATGAAGAGCAGTTCACCCTCAACGACCGCTCCGACATGAACTATCCGGTATTGCTGGGCCGCCGCACCCTGTCTCATCTGGGGTATCTGGATGTGACCGAAACCTTCCTCCACAACCCCACGTGCACCGAAGAATCAACGGTGAAGCAGCACAAGGAAGAGGACGACGACGAGGACATCCACGACTAG
- a CDS encoding alpha/beta fold hydrolase, producing the protein MTEKLSPPALRLLLGESRALLAYGRYLVKGLEHRQLPAGNGEPVLVLPGFGASDVSTRPLRRSLSRLGYSSYGWAQGTNTGMNNKRRGLLASQLQAIQARHGQPVALVGWSLGGVFARELARAFPEHVSRVFTLGSPINHDPDANNVSALFRWLNPQHNPDLDAFRERIAAPPVPCTAIYTRDDGIVSWQCCLENEGPLTDNVEVAGTHVGLPWNPQVLAAIAERLARGA; encoded by the coding sequence ATGACCGAAAAACTGTCGCCACCGGCCTTGCGCCTGTTGCTGGGCGAAAGCCGCGCCCTGCTGGCCTATGGCCGTTATCTGGTGAAGGGGCTGGAGCACCGCCAGCTGCCTGCCGGTAATGGCGAGCCCGTGCTGGTGCTGCCTGGCTTTGGCGCCAGTGATGTGAGTACCCGCCCCCTGCGTCGTAGCCTTAGCCGCCTGGGTTACAGCAGTTATGGCTGGGCCCAGGGCACCAATACCGGCATGAATAACAAGCGACGCGGGTTGCTGGCGTCTCAGCTGCAGGCGATTCAGGCCCGCCATGGCCAGCCGGTGGCGTTGGTGGGGTGGAGTCTGGGTGGGGTGTTTGCCCGGGAGTTGGCGCGGGCCTTTCCCGAACATGTGAGCCGGGTGTTTACCCTGGGCAGCCCGATCAATCATGATCCGGATGCCAACAATGTGAGTGCCCTGTTCCGGTGGCTCAATCCGCAGCACAACCCGGACCTGGATGCTTTCCGTGAGCGCATCGCGGCGCCCCCGGTGCCCTGTACCGCCATTTATACCCGTGACGATGGCATTGTGAGTTGGCAGTGCTGTCTGGAAAATGAAGGGCCGCTAACCGATAACGTGGAAGTGGCGGGCACCCATGTGGGGCTGCCCTGGAACCCCCAGGTGCTGGCGGCCATCGCCGAGCGTCTGGCAAGAGGAGCATGA
- a CDS encoding DUF1653 domain-containing protein yields the protein MSEIKPGRYRHYKGNDYQVIGTATHSETEETLVVYFPLYGDRALWVRPLSMFIETVEKEGEVIPRFAWVGE from the coding sequence GTGAGCGAGATCAAACCCGGCCGTTACCGTCATTACAAGGGGAACGATTATCAGGTGATTGGCACTGCCACTCATTCGGAAACCGAAGAAACCCTGGTGGTCTATTTCCCGCTCTACGGCGATCGGGCGCTGTGGGTCAGGCCGCTGAGCATGTTCATCGAGACGGTGGAGAAGGAGGGGGAAGTCATTCCGCGGTTTGCGTGGGTGGGGGAGTGA
- a CDS encoding DEAD/DEAH box helicase encodes MSTFAELNLHERLVRALSEMDITEPTPVQASAIPEALAGHDLRVIARTGSGKTAAFLLPLLNGLLQHSRPRTDTRALILLPTRELAQQTLKQVEALARYTFVKAELVTGGEDFKVQAAKMRKNPEILIGTPGRLIEHLEAGNLLLGDLEVLVLDESDRMLDMGFSDDVLRLAAECRTERQTLLFSATRGGNAMDRVVENVLREPKFLLLDTVRDLNESILQQVITADDVAHKERLVQWLLAHETYDKAVIFTNTREQADRLGGVLRATSHKVFVLHGEKDQKDRKLAMDRLKDGGVRVLVATDVAARGIHVEGLDLVINFDMPRSGDEYVHRIGRTGRVGGEGTAISLIAAHEWNLMASIQRYLRQQFDFRVIEPLKGKFLGPKKLKSNGKAAGSKKKKLKKKTDAKKGGKKPLKKKAPAKKPAARRSQKPAAPDTQGGFATVKKRKNPGPID; translated from the coding sequence ATGTCCACCTTTGCCGAACTCAATCTCCACGAGCGCCTGGTGCGCGCCCTGTCCGAAATGGACATCACCGAGCCCACACCGGTGCAGGCGTCGGCCATTCCCGAGGCACTGGCGGGGCATGACCTGCGGGTAATTGCCCGCACCGGTAGCGGCAAGACAGCGGCCTTCCTGCTGCCCTTGCTGAATGGCCTGTTGCAGCACTCGCGCCCTCGCACCGACACCCGTGCCCTGATATTGCTGCCCACCCGCGAGCTGGCCCAGCAGACACTCAAGCAGGTTGAGGCCCTGGCCCGCTATACGTTCGTGAAAGCGGAGCTGGTCACCGGCGGTGAGGACTTCAAGGTGCAGGCGGCGAAGATGCGTAAGAATCCGGAGATCCTGATTGGCACGCCGGGGCGGCTTATCGAGCACCTGGAAGCGGGCAACCTGCTGCTGGGCGATCTGGAAGTGCTGGTGCTGGATGAATCCGACCGCATGCTGGATATGGGTTTCAGTGATGATGTGTTGCGGCTGGCGGCAGAGTGCCGCACCGAACGACAGACCCTGCTGTTCTCTGCCACCCGCGGCGGCAACGCCATGGATCGCGTGGTCGAAAATGTATTGCGTGAACCGAAGTTCCTGTTGCTGGACACGGTGCGCGATCTGAATGAATCGATCCTGCAACAGGTGATCACCGCCGACGATGTGGCCCACAAGGAACGTCTGGTGCAGTGGCTGCTGGCCCACGAAACTTATGACAAGGCGGTGATCTTTACCAATACCCGGGAACAGGCGGATCGCCTGGGCGGCGTACTGCGAGCCACCAGCCACAAGGTCTTTGTGCTGCACGGGGAGAAAGACCAGAAAGACCGCAAGCTGGCCATGGACCGGCTCAAGGATGGCGGTGTGCGGGTGCTGGTGGCCACCGATGTGGCGGCCCGTGGCATTCATGTGGAAGGGCTGGACCTGGTGATCAACTTCGACATGCCTCGCAGCGGTGATGAATATGTGCATCGTATTGGCCGCACCGGCCGGGTGGGCGGTGAAGGCACTGCGATCTCCCTGATTGCGGCCCACGAATGGAACCTGATGGCGAGCATTCAGCGCTACCTGCGTCAGCAATTCGATTTCCGCGTCATCGAGCCCTTGAAAGGCAAGTTTCTGGGGCCAAAGAAGCTCAAGTCCAATGGCAAGGCTGCGGGCAGCAAGAAGAAAAAGCTGAAGAAAAAGACGGATGCCAAGAAAGGTGGCAAGAAGCCGTTGAAGAAAAAGGCCCCCGCCAAAAAGCCCGCTGCTCGACGTAGTCAAAAGCCTGCGGCTCCGGATACCCAGGGCGGTTTCGCCACCGTAAAAAAACGCAAGAACCCTGGTCCGATTGATTAA
- a CDS encoding paraquat-inducible protein A, with protein sequence MPSDREVSLSRRPLRQPDVLHCPDCHTRLALPSGKGRGSWRCPRCDCQLSGAWRLKPDSLLALSLATAFLWVPALTLPLLRLENLGLDNSASLLDCIVALMHGVYLPAGLLLLFTLLIMPLANLVAVTRLLWAARQQQPVASPRWMQIYRQSREWAMTDIFLLGILISMTKLGDLASITPGAGIVCLGMAVVLRLIVETLAQPDQLQRQIALHNDEGAHGE encoded by the coding sequence TTGCCATCGGACAGGGAGGTTTCCCTCAGCCGGCGCCCCTTGCGCCAGCCGGACGTGCTGCACTGTCCGGATTGCCATACCCGTCTGGCCCTGCCTTCAGGCAAGGGGCGAGGCAGCTGGCGTTGTCCCCGCTGTGATTGTCAGCTCAGTGGCGCCTGGCGTCTGAAACCGGATTCCCTGCTGGCCCTGTCGTTGGCAACCGCCTTTCTGTGGGTGCCCGCCCTTACCCTGCCGTTGTTACGCCTGGAGAACCTGGGGCTGGATAACAGCGCCAGCCTGCTGGACTGTATTGTGGCCCTCATGCATGGCGTCTATCTGCCCGCAGGCTTGCTGCTGTTGTTTACCCTGTTGATCATGCCGCTGGCGAATCTGGTAGCAGTGACCCGCCTGTTATGGGCGGCTCGACAACAACAGCCAGTGGCATCGCCACGCTGGATGCAGATCTACCGGCAGAGCCGGGAATGGGCCATGACCGATATTTTTCTGCTTGGCATCCTGATTTCCATGACCAAGCTTGGCGATCTGGCCTCGATCACGCCGGGTGCCGGTATCGTTTGTCTGGGCATGGCGGTGGTGTTGCGCCTGATTGTGGAAACCCTGGCCCAGCCGGATCAGCTACAACGGCAGATAGCCCTGCACAATGACGAGGGTGCCCATGGTGAATGA
- a CDS encoding paraquat-inducible protein A has product MVNESRTLCWALLIAALVWLVPANLLPIMTVTQGGRSKTSTIADGIWQLFEAGMPGIAIIVMVASLLVPLFKVLVLAVVYWRAPHETDPLLSTRAYRLVYWIGRWSMLDVFVVALLAALVEFGNLASVKPEPGILAFALAVVLTMLSAHAFSPGQLWMKTIPDQRGV; this is encoded by the coding sequence ATGGTGAATGAATCCCGCACTCTCTGCTGGGCGCTGCTGATCGCCGCGCTGGTCTGGCTGGTACCTGCCAACCTGTTGCCGATCATGACGGTGACCCAGGGCGGGCGCAGCAAGACCAGCACCATTGCCGATGGCATCTGGCAGTTGTTCGAAGCAGGGATGCCCGGCATCGCCATCATTGTCATGGTGGCCAGTTTGCTGGTGCCCTTGTTCAAGGTGTTGGTGCTGGCGGTTGTCTACTGGCGGGCACCGCATGAAACCGACCCGTTGCTGAGCACGCGGGCCTACCGGCTGGTGTACTGGATTGGTCGCTGGTCCATGCTCGATGTGTTTGTTGTGGCGCTGCTGGCAGCGCTGGTGGAATTTGGCAATCTGGCCAGTGTGAAGCCTGAGCCCGGTATTCTGGCGTTTGCTCTGGCGGTGGTGTTGACCATGTTGTCTGCCCACGCGTTCTCGCCTGGGCAGCTCTGGATGAAGACCATCCCCGATCAACGTGGAGTCTGA